The nucleotide window TCCAGGCCCAGCCGCGCGGCGTCCTGCGGGTGGATGAACAGCAGGCCGGCGGGAATCTCCCGCTCCAGCAGCGGAGACTTGCGCGTCATCGCCCCGCCGCCGTAGTGGAAGTGCAGACGCTGGGTGGTGAAACAGAATGGGTAGTCGGCATCCGGGCATTCGTCCGGTTCGACCTGCGACACCGGGATCAGCTGCGCGCGGCCACGCGGGAAACAGTGCCGGTGGAGGATCGCCGTGCCGGCCGGGTGCGCCTCGTCGCACGGCCATTGCAGCCCGCCCGCCGGCGCCAGCCGCGCGTGGCTGATGGCGCTGAACAGCGGCGCCAGCGCGGCCATTTCGGCGAACACCTCCGCCGCGCTGGTCCAGCGCATGCCCTCGTAGCCCATGCGCTCGGCCAGCGCGGCGAGGATCTGCCAGTCCGCCCGCGCCTGCCCGGGCGGTTCGATGGCCTTGTGCAGCAGCTGCATGCGCCGCTCGCAGTTGCTGAAGGTGCCGTCCTTCTCGGCGAACGACGCGGCGGGCAACACCACGTCGGCGAAGCGCGCGGTCTCGCTCAGGGTCAGCTCGACCACCACCAGGAAATCCAGCGCCTGTAGCGCGCGGGCCAGCTTGTGCTGGTCCGGGTCGGTGACCACCAGTTCCTCGCCAAGCACCATGAGCGCGCGGAACTCGCCGCGCAGCGCCGCCTCGCTCATGCCCAGCGAGGCCAGCCCAGGCGCCGACGGCTGCTCCACGCCCCAGGCGCGGGCGAACTTCTCGCGCACCTCCGGGTCGCTGACCTTCTGGTAGCCGGGGTAGACGTCCGGCAGGCAGCCCATGTCGCAGGCGCCCTGCACGTTGTTCTGTCCGCGCAACGGATTGACCCCGGTGCCCGGCCGGCCGAGCTGGCCGCAGACCAGCGCCAGGTTGGCCACCGCGATGACGTTGTGGGTGCCGCTCTGGAACTGGGTGATGCCCATGCCGTAGGCGATGAAGGCGCGCCGCGCCTGGCTGTAGGCGCGCGCCAGCTCGATCAGCGCCAGCACCGGCACGCCGGTCTGCGCGCTGGTGATCTCCGGGGTGAGGTCGCGCACATGGGCGCGCAACGCCGCCTCGTTGTCGCAGCGGCAGGCGAGGAAGTCGCGGTCCTCCCAGCCGTTGGCGAAGATGATATGCAGCAACCCGTTGAGCAGCGCGATGTTGCTGCCCACGCGCAGCTGTACGTGCTGGTCGGCCAGCCGCGCCAAGCGCGTGCGTCGCGGGTCGACGACGATCAGCCGGGCGCCACGCGCCTGGGCCCGCAGCATGCGCGCGCCGATCATCGCGTGGTTCTCGCTGACGTCGGCGCCGATCACCAGGATCAAGTCAGCCTCGTCGATATCGGCGATGGAATTGGTCATCGCCCCGGAGCCCAGGGTGCGGCTCAGTCCGGCTACCGACGGGCTGTGACAGATGCGCGCGCAGTGGTCGATGTTGGCGGTGCCGAGCACCGCGCGGGCGAATTTCTGCGCGGCGTAGTTATCCTCATTGGTGGCGTGGGCGCAGCTGATCACCCCGACGCCGTCCGGCCCGACTGCTTCCAGCGCCGCACGGAACTCGCTGGCCACCAGCGCCAGCGCCTCGTCCCAGCTGGCTTCGCGAAACTGTCCGTGCTCCTTGATCAGCGGCATGCGCAGGCGGTTGCCGGTGTCGATGGCAAAACCGCTGGCCCAGCCCTTGGCACACAGCTGCCCGGCGCTCACCGGATGCCCCGGTTGCGGCTCGACGCCGACCACGCGGCCGTCCTCGACGCGCAGGCCCAGCCCGCAGCCGACGCCGCAGAAGGTGCAGATGCTCGCGATGGTCTGCATGACGGTGCCCGATGAGTCGTTCAACTCTCAGCATAGGCCAGTCAGGCCGGACGTCGACCGCGCCCGTCACCGGCGGCCGACGGGCGCTGGATCAGGCTGCGCGCTGCGCCAGGCCCTTGAGGACGTTGCGCAACAGCTGGTCGCCGCAGACGCGATAGTTGCTATGCCCGGGCTTGCGGAACAGCGCGTTCAGCTCGGATTTGGACAGCGGCAAATCCACCGCCTGCAGAATCGCCTGCAGATCGTCGTCGCGCAGCTCGAAAGCCACGCGCAGTTTCTTCAGGATCTGGTTGTTGCTGACCGGCAGCTCCAGCGGCGGCGTCGGACGGCTGTCGTCCTTGCCGCGCTTGAAGTACACCAGGCCATCCAGAAAACGCGCCATCGCCGGGTCCGGGCATTCGGCGTAGCCGTCCTCGTCTTCGCGCTTGAGCCAGGCGCGCACCTCGCCTTCACTCGTGGCACAGCCGCCGAGCGCCGCAATCTCGCTCATCTGCGCATCGCTGGCGTTGAGGATGTAGCGCAGGCTGCGCAGCACATCGTTGTTGAGCATGAAAAATCCCTAGTTCGTTGAATGGCGAGCGCGGCGGCCCGCAAAAGCCGGGGAGTATAAAAAGGATAGCCGTGCGTTTCAGGAATTCGCCCCGGCCGGCCGCACAATGACCGCCCGCGAACCGCTCGCTAACCTGCGCGCCTTGCCGTTTCCACCTGCGAGGTCCGCATCACCGAACTGCAACTGCCGCTCGACCTCGTACCGAGGCGCTGCGCGCCACCATCGTCACGCGGGCTGAAGATCCGCGACGCCGAGCGGCTCGACTTCATGTTCAAACGCAGCCACGACGCACGCAGGATTTCGCACAGTAGTGAAGTCACCGCGCGGGTGAAACCCACGGCGTTTGTCGAGCTGGAATAAAAAAAGGCAGGCTCAAAGAGCCTGCCAAAAGGAGCACCACAACAACACAGGAGAAAACTTTGGATCGTGCAGCCAGCCGGGCCGCGCCTCAGCCAGGCAGCTGGCGCAGCAGGGCGAACGCATCCTGCAGGCGCCCTTCGCTGACCACGAAACCGCGCAGTTGCGCTTGCGCATCGAAAGCGCGGGCAAGCATGCCCAGTTCGTCGAAACTGAGCTGCCAGTCGAGGTGGTCGCCGGTGGTCTCGCCGGCCAGTTGCAGCGGCAGGCGCGGGGTCTTCACGCGGATCAGCATGGGCGGCAGCTGCAGCGCCTGCGGTTGACCGAGCAACTTTTTGGCAAGGGCACTGGCCGCCAGTTGCGTCGGCTGCAGGAACGGCAGCACGCGGCCGTCGATCTCGGCGCAGTCGCCGAGGGCATGGATATGCTCGACGCTGCTGCGCAGGAGGCGGTCGACCTGAATGCCGCGGCCCACTGCCAGCCCGCTGCGGCGCGCCAGCTCCACGTTGGGGCGCAGGCCGATGGCGGCGATCGCACTGTCGCAGTCGACCACATGACCGTCGTTCAGATAGGCGCGAATGCCGTCGCCGCTTCGCTCGAGGCGCTGCAGGCCGCTGCCCAGGCGCAGCTGAACACCGCTTCCGGCCAGGCAGGCCTGCAGCCGCGCGCTGACGGTCGCCGGCATCAGCGATGCCAGGACGCTGCTGGCCTGGTCGACCAGCACCACCTGCTTGCCGCTGCTGTGCAGGTCCATCGCCAGCTCGCTGCCGATCAGCCCGGCGCCCAGCACCAGCACGCGACGGGCGTCACGCAGCTGCGCCTCGGCAGCCTGGTACTCGCCCTGGCTGTTGAGCGTCAGCAGCAGCTCATGACCCGGCACGGGCGGCACCAGGGCATTGGCGC belongs to Pseudomonas phenolilytica and includes:
- the fdhF gene encoding formate dehydrogenase subunit alpha — encoded protein: MQTIASICTFCGVGCGLGLRVEDGRVVGVEPQPGHPVSAGQLCAKGWASGFAIDTGNRLRMPLIKEHGQFREASWDEALALVASEFRAALEAVGPDGVGVISCAHATNEDNYAAQKFARAVLGTANIDHCARICHSPSVAGLSRTLGSGAMTNSIADIDEADLILVIGADVSENHAMIGARMLRAQARGARLIVVDPRRTRLARLADQHVQLRVGSNIALLNGLLHIIFANGWEDRDFLACRCDNEAALRAHVRDLTPEITSAQTGVPVLALIELARAYSQARRAFIAYGMGITQFQSGTHNVIAVANLALVCGQLGRPGTGVNPLRGQNNVQGACDMGCLPDVYPGYQKVSDPEVREKFARAWGVEQPSAPGLASLGMSEAALRGEFRALMVLGEELVVTDPDQHKLARALQALDFLVVVELTLSETARFADVVLPAASFAEKDGTFSNCERRMQLLHKAIEPPGQARADWQILAALAERMGYEGMRWTSAAEVFAEMAALAPLFSAISHARLAPAGGLQWPCDEAHPAGTAILHRHCFPRGRAQLIPVSQVEPDECPDADYPFCFTTQRLHFHYGGGAMTRKSPLLEREIPAGLLFIHPQDAARLGLDEAQGVRVASRRGVLETRAHLTDDVPPGTVAMPYHFREAPCNRLTSSAQDPISHMPELKACAVALTPLPPGQAPRSELERPQEAEHAGL
- a CDS encoding DUF1456 family protein, which produces MLNNDVLRSLRYILNASDAQMSEIAALGGCATSEGEVRAWLKREDEDGYAECPDPAMARFLDGLVYFKRGKDDSRPTPPLELPVSNNQILKKLRVAFELRDDDLQAILQAVDLPLSKSELNALFRKPGHSNYRVCGDQLLRNVLKGLAQRAA
- the norW gene encoding NADH:flavorubredoxin reductase NorW, with translation MSREILIIGSGFAACQLVKSLRKLDVEVPIRMLTADSGDEYNKPDISHVFSQGRSSADLTRLSAARFAEQYQVTVQPFTRVESIDPQTRRVHTADASHAYGQLVLATGANALVPPVPGHELLLTLNSQGEYQAAEAQLRDARRVLVLGAGLIGSELAMDLHSSGKQVVLVDQASSVLASLMPATVSARLQACLAGSGVQLRLGSGLQRLERSGDGIRAYLNDGHVVDCDSAIAAIGLRPNVELARRSGLAVGRGIQVDRLLRSSVEHIHALGDCAEIDGRVLPFLQPTQLAASALAKKLLGQPQALQLPPMLIRVKTPRLPLQLAGETTGDHLDWQLSFDELGMLARAFDAQAQLRGFVVSEGRLQDAFALLRQLPG